In a genomic window of Erigeron canadensis isolate Cc75 chromosome 5, C_canadensis_v1, whole genome shotgun sequence:
- the LOC122602349 gene encoding protein DMP3-like: protein MSLRARPVANASSSSDDKVETIVPDSPRPPPTPPPPTLSQWAISQTLASTAQLANLLPTGTLLALQTVTPIFTNHGSCDAVTRPLTAILLIFLTLACFLASFTDSFKSDGQVFYGFATFKGMWVFDSQTAAASPSGLPDLRKYKLTAIDWIHAFVSAFVLATLAMRDRSVVSCFYPKPSHEVQEVLDIVPLGLGLVCSLVFVIFPSKRHGIGYPVSH, encoded by the coding sequence ATGTCTCTTAGAGCTAGGCCAGTAGCAAATGCATCATCCTCGTCCGACGACAAGGTTGAGACAATCGTCCCCGACAGCCCTAGACCACCACcgacgccaccaccaccaacttTATCACAATGGGCTATATCACAAACATTGGCTAGTACAGCCCAACTAGCCAACCTCCTTCCCACAGGAACCCTCTTAGCTCTCCAAACCGTAACACCAATCTTCACAAACCACGGTTCGTGTGACGCTGTCACACGTCCACTCACCGCCATCCTCCTCATCTTTCTCACTTTAGCTTGTTTCCTTGCAAGCTTCACAGACAGTTTCAAGTCAGATGGTCAAGTCTTCTACGGATTTGCAACGTTTAAAGGCATGTGGGTGTTTGATTCCCAAACCGCAGCAGCCTCACCTTCAGGTTTGCCAGATTTGAGAAAGTACAAGTTAACCGCAATTGATTGGATACATGCCTTTGTATCAGCCTTTGTGTTGGCAACTTTAGCTATGCGAGATAGAAGTGTGGTGAGTTGCTTTTATCCAAAACCAAGCCATGAAGTTCAAGAGGTTTTGGACATTGTTCCATTGGGGCTTGGTCTTGTTTGTAGTTTGGTGTTTGTAATCTTTCCTTCCAAGAGACATGGCATTGGTTATCCGGTctctcattaa